A stretch of the Malus sylvestris chromosome 10, drMalSylv7.2, whole genome shotgun sequence genome encodes the following:
- the LOC126586579 gene encoding uncharacterized protein At4g06744-like isoform X23, whose translation MGAFSFISSLLISTLLVHLCLYHCKVEALEIIIGGGGGASPPVPFPKYQDCPPPPPPPCPPPPPSPQPPPPSPPSPQPPPPPPPSPQPAPPPPPSPQPPPSPQPSPPPQTSPPPPPSPQPSPPPPPSPQHSPPPPAPPPPPSPQPVLPPPPPPSPQPSPLPPSPGPFDSDRIKIAYYVIKKFVAKIKSDPRGFAKTWQGANVCKYKGFVCAVHPVYKKRAVSGLDINGAMFEGFNNKLPLRGFLDELPDLVFYHANSNNFTGSVPVNPAMLRYFYELDLSNNKLTGRFPYEVLRAKNLTFLDLRFNFFTGPVPAQVFDLGVDVLFLNNNNFTKQIPDNLGSSPAHYFTFANNKFTGPIPRSIGQASKTLYEVLFLGNKLSGCLPYEIGYLKQATVFDVSSNYLRGPIPASFACLAKIVYLNLAKNKFYGPVPEMVCKLSTLGNLSLADNYFTVVGPECQKLVNRKILDVSKNCILGQPNQRTKMECATFFSKPRKCPNEKEMTYIPCKRPYSGSNEKKTDHLPRAPLSYGTLIPHRL comes from the exons ATGGGTGCCttctctttcatttcttcacTTTTGATCTCAACATTGTTGGTGCATTTATGTTTGTACCATTGTAAGGTTGAAGCCTTGGAGATAATCATAGGTGGAGGAGGAGGTGCCAGCCCTCCTGTTCCTTTCCCCAAATACCAAGACTGTcctcctccccctccccctccaTGCCCACCGCCGCCTCCATCACCACAGCCTCCACCACCGTCGCCTCCATCACCACAGCCTCCACCACCGCCGCCTCCATCACCACAGCCTGCACCACCGCCACCTCCATCACCACAGC CGCCTCCATCACCACAGCCTTCACCACCGCCAC AGACTTCACCACCACCGCCTCCATCACCACAGCCTTCACCACCGCCGCCTCCATCACCACAGCATTCACCACCGCCACCTGCTCCCCCTCCCCCTCCAAGCCCACAGCCAGTGCTGCCACCACCGCCGCCTCCATCACCACAGCCTTCACCGCTGCCACCTTCCCCCGGCCCCTTTGACAGCGACCGAATTAAAATTGCCTACTATGTGATTAAGAAGTTCGTAGCCAAAATCAAGTCCGACCCAAGGGGCTTCGCAAAGACATGGCAAGGTGCGAACGTTTGCAAATACAAGGGCTTTGTCTGCGCCGTTCATCCTGTCTACAAGAAGAGAGCAGTCTCCGGTTTAGACATCAACGGGGCTATGTTCGAAGGTTTCAACAATAAACTTCCACTCCGTGGCTTCCTTGACGAGTTACCAGACTTGGTGTTTTATCATGCAAACTCCAACAACTTCACAGGCTCAGTCCCGGTAAACCCTGCCATGCTTCGATACTTCTACGAGCTCGATCTCAGCAACAACAAGCTAACTGGAAGGTTTCCGTACGAAGTTTTAAGAGCAAAAAATTTGACATTTTTGGACCTCCGGTTCAACTTCTTTACCGGTCCTGTCCCAGCCCAAGTCTTCGACCTAGGAGTTGATGTGCTCttcctcaacaacaacaatttcaCTAAGCAGATCCCTGACAATCTTGGCTCCTCACCTGCCCATTACTTCACTTTTGCCAACAACAAATTCACCGGTCCGATCCCAAGAAGCATTGGCCAAGCATCCAAAACTCTTTATGAAGTTCTCTTCCTTGGGAACAAACTTTCAG GATGTCTGCCATACGAAATTGGGTACCTTAAACAGGCCACCGTGTTCGATGTAAGTTCCAACTACTTAAGAGGCCCAATACCAGCCTCGTTTGCTTGCTTGGCCAAGATAGTGTATCTAAACTTAGCCAAGAACAAGTTCTACGGACCCGTGCCTGAGATGGTGTGCAAGTTGTCTACCCTGGGGAACTTGTCTTTGGCAGACAACTATTTCACTGTGGTCGGTCCAGAGTGCCAGAAATTGGTTAATAGAAAGATACTTGATGTTAGTAAGAACTGCATTTTGGGCCAACCAAATCAGAGAACAAAGATGGAATGTGCTACTTTCTTCTCCAAGCCTAGAAAGTGTCCCAACGAGAAGGAGATGACTTACATTCCTTGTAAAAGGCCGTATTCAGGTTCAAATGAGAAGAAGACCGATCATCTGCCACGAGCTCCACTATCATATGGTACTCTTATACCACATAGGCTTTGA
- the LOC126586579 gene encoding uncharacterized protein At4g06744-like isoform X20: protein MGAFSFISSLLISTLLVHLCLYHCKVEALEIIIGGGGGASPPVPFPKYQDCPPPPPPPCPPPPPSPQPPPPSPPSPQPPPPPPPSPQPAPPPPPSPQPPPSPQPSPPPPPSPQQTSPPPPPSPQPSPPPPPSPQHSPPPPAPPPPPSPQPVLPPPPPPSPQPSPLPPSPGPFDSDRIKIAYYVIKKFVAKIKSDPRGFAKTWQGANVCKYKGFVCAVHPVYKKRAVSGLDINGAMFEGFNNKLPLRGFLDELPDLVFYHANSNNFTGSVPVNPAMLRYFYELDLSNNKLTGRFPYEVLRAKNLTFLDLRFNFFTGPVPAQVFDLGVDVLFLNNNNFTKQIPDNLGSSPAHYFTFANNKFTGPIPRSIGQASKTLYEVLFLGNKLSGCLPYEIGYLKQATVFDVSSNYLRGPIPASFACLAKIVYLNLAKNKFYGPVPEMVCKLSTLGNLSLADNYFTVVGPECQKLVNRKILDVSKNCILGQPNQRTKMECATFFSKPRKCPNEKEMTYIPCKRPYSGSNEKKTDHLPRAPLSYGTLIPHRL, encoded by the exons ATGGGTGCCttctctttcatttcttcacTTTTGATCTCAACATTGTTGGTGCATTTATGTTTGTACCATTGTAAGGTTGAAGCCTTGGAGATAATCATAGGTGGAGGAGGAGGTGCCAGCCCTCCTGTTCCTTTCCCCAAATACCAAGACTGTcctcctccccctccccctccaTGCCCACCGCCGCCTCCATCACCACAGCCTCCACCACCGTCGCCTCCATCACCACAGCCTCCACCACCGCCGCCTCCATCACCACAGCCTGCACCACCGCCACCTCCATCACCACAGC CGCCTCCATCACCACAGCCTTCACCACCGCCACCTCCATCACCACAGC AGACTTCACCACCACCGCCTCCATCACCACAGCCTTCACCACCGCCGCCTCCATCACCACAGCATTCACCACCGCCACCTGCTCCCCCTCCCCCTCCAAGCCCACAGCCAGTGCTGCCACCACCGCCGCCTCCATCACCACAGCCTTCACCGCTGCCACCTTCCCCCGGCCCCTTTGACAGCGACCGAATTAAAATTGCCTACTATGTGATTAAGAAGTTCGTAGCCAAAATCAAGTCCGACCCAAGGGGCTTCGCAAAGACATGGCAAGGTGCGAACGTTTGCAAATACAAGGGCTTTGTCTGCGCCGTTCATCCTGTCTACAAGAAGAGAGCAGTCTCCGGTTTAGACATCAACGGGGCTATGTTCGAAGGTTTCAACAATAAACTTCCACTCCGTGGCTTCCTTGACGAGTTACCAGACTTGGTGTTTTATCATGCAAACTCCAACAACTTCACAGGCTCAGTCCCGGTAAACCCTGCCATGCTTCGATACTTCTACGAGCTCGATCTCAGCAACAACAAGCTAACTGGAAGGTTTCCGTACGAAGTTTTAAGAGCAAAAAATTTGACATTTTTGGACCTCCGGTTCAACTTCTTTACCGGTCCTGTCCCAGCCCAAGTCTTCGACCTAGGAGTTGATGTGCTCttcctcaacaacaacaatttcaCTAAGCAGATCCCTGACAATCTTGGCTCCTCACCTGCCCATTACTTCACTTTTGCCAACAACAAATTCACCGGTCCGATCCCAAGAAGCATTGGCCAAGCATCCAAAACTCTTTATGAAGTTCTCTTCCTTGGGAACAAACTTTCAG GATGTCTGCCATACGAAATTGGGTACCTTAAACAGGCCACCGTGTTCGATGTAAGTTCCAACTACTTAAGAGGCCCAATACCAGCCTCGTTTGCTTGCTTGGCCAAGATAGTGTATCTAAACTTAGCCAAGAACAAGTTCTACGGACCCGTGCCTGAGATGGTGTGCAAGTTGTCTACCCTGGGGAACTTGTCTTTGGCAGACAACTATTTCACTGTGGTCGGTCCAGAGTGCCAGAAATTGGTTAATAGAAAGATACTTGATGTTAGTAAGAACTGCATTTTGGGCCAACCAAATCAGAGAACAAAGATGGAATGTGCTACTTTCTTCTCCAAGCCTAGAAAGTGTCCCAACGAGAAGGAGATGACTTACATTCCTTGTAAAAGGCCGTATTCAGGTTCAAATGAGAAGAAGACCGATCATCTGCCACGAGCTCCACTATCATATGGTACTCTTATACCACATAGGCTTTGA
- the LOC126586579 gene encoding uncharacterized protein At4g06744-like isoform X13: MGAFSFISSLLISTLLVHLCLYHCKVEALEIIIGGGGGASPPVPFPKYQDCPPPPPPPCPPPPPSPQPPPPSPPSPQPPPPPPPSPQPAPPPPPSPQPPPSPQPSPPPPPSPQPSPPPQTSPPPPPSPQPSPPPPPSPQHSPPPPAPPPPPSPQPVLPPPPPPSPQPSPLPPSPGPFDSDRIKIAYYVIKKFVAKIKSDPRGFAKTWQGANVCKYKGFVCAVHPVYKKRAVSGLDINGAMFEGFNNKLPLRGFLDELPDLVFYHANSNNFTGSVPVNPAMLRYFYELDLSNNKLTGRFPYEVLRAKNLTFLDLRFNFFTGPVPAQVFDLGVDVLFLNNNNFTKQIPDNLGSSPAHYFTFANNKFTGPIPRSIGQASKTLYEVLFLGNKLSGCLPYEIGYLKQATVFDVSSNYLRGPIPASFACLAKIVYLNLAKNKFYGPVPEMVCKLSTLGNLSLADNYFTVVGPECQKLVNRKILDVSKNCILGQPNQRTKMECATFFSKPRKCPNEKEMTYIPCKRPYSGSNEKKTDHLPRAPLSYGTLIPHRL; the protein is encoded by the exons ATGGGTGCCttctctttcatttcttcacTTTTGATCTCAACATTGTTGGTGCATTTATGTTTGTACCATTGTAAGGTTGAAGCCTTGGAGATAATCATAGGTGGAGGAGGAGGTGCCAGCCCTCCTGTTCCTTTCCCCAAATACCAAGACTGTcctcctccccctccccctccaTGCCCACCGCCGCCTCCATCACCACAGCCTCCACCACCGTCGCCTCCATCACCACAGCCTCCACCACCGCCGCCTCCATCACCACAGCCTGCACCACCGCCACCTCCATCACCACAGC CGCCTCCATCACCACAGCCTTCACCACCGCCACCTCCATCACCACAGCCTTCACCACCACCGC AGACTTCACCACCACCGCCTCCATCACCACAGCCTTCACCACCGCCGCCTCCATCACCACAGCATTCACCACCGCCACCTGCTCCCCCTCCCCCTCCAAGCCCACAGCCAGTGCTGCCACCACCGCCGCCTCCATCACCACAGCCTTCACCGCTGCCACCTTCCCCCGGCCCCTTTGACAGCGACCGAATTAAAATTGCCTACTATGTGATTAAGAAGTTCGTAGCCAAAATCAAGTCCGACCCAAGGGGCTTCGCAAAGACATGGCAAGGTGCGAACGTTTGCAAATACAAGGGCTTTGTCTGCGCCGTTCATCCTGTCTACAAGAAGAGAGCAGTCTCCGGTTTAGACATCAACGGGGCTATGTTCGAAGGTTTCAACAATAAACTTCCACTCCGTGGCTTCCTTGACGAGTTACCAGACTTGGTGTTTTATCATGCAAACTCCAACAACTTCACAGGCTCAGTCCCGGTAAACCCTGCCATGCTTCGATACTTCTACGAGCTCGATCTCAGCAACAACAAGCTAACTGGAAGGTTTCCGTACGAAGTTTTAAGAGCAAAAAATTTGACATTTTTGGACCTCCGGTTCAACTTCTTTACCGGTCCTGTCCCAGCCCAAGTCTTCGACCTAGGAGTTGATGTGCTCttcctcaacaacaacaatttcaCTAAGCAGATCCCTGACAATCTTGGCTCCTCACCTGCCCATTACTTCACTTTTGCCAACAACAAATTCACCGGTCCGATCCCAAGAAGCATTGGCCAAGCATCCAAAACTCTTTATGAAGTTCTCTTCCTTGGGAACAAACTTTCAG GATGTCTGCCATACGAAATTGGGTACCTTAAACAGGCCACCGTGTTCGATGTAAGTTCCAACTACTTAAGAGGCCCAATACCAGCCTCGTTTGCTTGCTTGGCCAAGATAGTGTATCTAAACTTAGCCAAGAACAAGTTCTACGGACCCGTGCCTGAGATGGTGTGCAAGTTGTCTACCCTGGGGAACTTGTCTTTGGCAGACAACTATTTCACTGTGGTCGGTCCAGAGTGCCAGAAATTGGTTAATAGAAAGATACTTGATGTTAGTAAGAACTGCATTTTGGGCCAACCAAATCAGAGAACAAAGATGGAATGTGCTACTTTCTTCTCCAAGCCTAGAAAGTGTCCCAACGAGAAGGAGATGACTTACATTCCTTGTAAAAGGCCGTATTCAGGTTCAAATGAGAAGAAGACCGATCATCTGCCACGAGCTCCACTATCATATGGTACTCTTATACCACATAGGCTTTGA
- the LOC126586579 gene encoding uncharacterized protein At4g06744-like isoform X31 produces the protein MGAFSFISSLLISTLLVHLCLYHCKVEALEIIIGGGGGASPPVPFPKYQDCPPPPPPPCPPPPPSPQPPPPSPPSPQPPPPPPPSPQPSPPPPPSPQTSPPPPPSPQPSPPPPPSPQHSPPPPAPPPPPSPQPVLPPPPPPSPQPSPLPPSPGPFDSDRIKIAYYVIKKFVAKIKSDPRGFAKTWQGANVCKYKGFVCAVHPVYKKRAVSGLDINGAMFEGFNNKLPLRGFLDELPDLVFYHANSNNFTGSVPVNPAMLRYFYELDLSNNKLTGRFPYEVLRAKNLTFLDLRFNFFTGPVPAQVFDLGVDVLFLNNNNFTKQIPDNLGSSPAHYFTFANNKFTGPIPRSIGQASKTLYEVLFLGNKLSGCLPYEIGYLKQATVFDVSSNYLRGPIPASFACLAKIVYLNLAKNKFYGPVPEMVCKLSTLGNLSLADNYFTVVGPECQKLVNRKILDVSKNCILGQPNQRTKMECATFFSKPRKCPNEKEMTYIPCKRPYSGSNEKKTDHLPRAPLSYGTLIPHRL, from the exons ATGGGTGCCttctctttcatttcttcacTTTTGATCTCAACATTGTTGGTGCATTTATGTTTGTACCATTGTAAGGTTGAAGCCTTGGAGATAATCATAGGTGGAGGAGGAGGTGCCAGCCCTCCTGTTCCTTTCCCCAAATACCAAGACTGTcctcctccccctccccctccaTGCCCACCGCCGCCTCCATCACCACAGCCTCCACCACCGTCGCCTCCATCACCACAGCCTCCACCACCGCCGCCTCCATCACCACAGC CTTCACCACCGCCGCCTCCATCACCACAGACTTCACCACCACCGCCTCCATCACCACAGCCTTCACCACCGCCGCCTCCATCACCACAGCATTCACCACCGCCACCTGCTCCCCCTCCCCCTCCAAGCCCACAGCCAGTGCTGCCACCACCGCCGCCTCCATCACCACAGCCTTCACCGCTGCCACCTTCCCCCGGCCCCTTTGACAGCGACCGAATTAAAATTGCCTACTATGTGATTAAGAAGTTCGTAGCCAAAATCAAGTCCGACCCAAGGGGCTTCGCAAAGACATGGCAAGGTGCGAACGTTTGCAAATACAAGGGCTTTGTCTGCGCCGTTCATCCTGTCTACAAGAAGAGAGCAGTCTCCGGTTTAGACATCAACGGGGCTATGTTCGAAGGTTTCAACAATAAACTTCCACTCCGTGGCTTCCTTGACGAGTTACCAGACTTGGTGTTTTATCATGCAAACTCCAACAACTTCACAGGCTCAGTCCCGGTAAACCCTGCCATGCTTCGATACTTCTACGAGCTCGATCTCAGCAACAACAAGCTAACTGGAAGGTTTCCGTACGAAGTTTTAAGAGCAAAAAATTTGACATTTTTGGACCTCCGGTTCAACTTCTTTACCGGTCCTGTCCCAGCCCAAGTCTTCGACCTAGGAGTTGATGTGCTCttcctcaacaacaacaatttcaCTAAGCAGATCCCTGACAATCTTGGCTCCTCACCTGCCCATTACTTCACTTTTGCCAACAACAAATTCACCGGTCCGATCCCAAGAAGCATTGGCCAAGCATCCAAAACTCTTTATGAAGTTCTCTTCCTTGGGAACAAACTTTCAG GATGTCTGCCATACGAAATTGGGTACCTTAAACAGGCCACCGTGTTCGATGTAAGTTCCAACTACTTAAGAGGCCCAATACCAGCCTCGTTTGCTTGCTTGGCCAAGATAGTGTATCTAAACTTAGCCAAGAACAAGTTCTACGGACCCGTGCCTGAGATGGTGTGCAAGTTGTCTACCCTGGGGAACTTGTCTTTGGCAGACAACTATTTCACTGTGGTCGGTCCAGAGTGCCAGAAATTGGTTAATAGAAAGATACTTGATGTTAGTAAGAACTGCATTTTGGGCCAACCAAATCAGAGAACAAAGATGGAATGTGCTACTTTCTTCTCCAAGCCTAGAAAGTGTCCCAACGAGAAGGAGATGACTTACATTCCTTGTAAAAGGCCGTATTCAGGTTCAAATGAGAAGAAGACCGATCATCTGCCACGAGCTCCACTATCATATGGTACTCTTATACCACATAGGCTTTGA
- the LOC126586579 gene encoding uncharacterized protein At4g06744-like isoform X26, with translation MGAFSFISSLLISTLLVHLCLYHCKVEALEIIIGGGGGASPPVPFPKYQDCPPPPPPPCPPPPPSPQPPPPSPPSPQPPPPPPPSPQPAPPPPPPSPQPSPPPPPSPQTSPPPPPSPQPSPPPPPSPQHSPPPPAPPPPPSPQPVLPPPPPPSPQPSPLPPSPGPFDSDRIKIAYYVIKKFVAKIKSDPRGFAKTWQGANVCKYKGFVCAVHPVYKKRAVSGLDINGAMFEGFNNKLPLRGFLDELPDLVFYHANSNNFTGSVPVNPAMLRYFYELDLSNNKLTGRFPYEVLRAKNLTFLDLRFNFFTGPVPAQVFDLGVDVLFLNNNNFTKQIPDNLGSSPAHYFTFANNKFTGPIPRSIGQASKTLYEVLFLGNKLSGCLPYEIGYLKQATVFDVSSNYLRGPIPASFACLAKIVYLNLAKNKFYGPVPEMVCKLSTLGNLSLADNYFTVVGPECQKLVNRKILDVSKNCILGQPNQRTKMECATFFSKPRKCPNEKEMTYIPCKRPYSGSNEKKTDHLPRAPLSYGTLIPHRL, from the exons ATGGGTGCCttctctttcatttcttcacTTTTGATCTCAACATTGTTGGTGCATTTATGTTTGTACCATTGTAAGGTTGAAGCCTTGGAGATAATCATAGGTGGAGGAGGAGGTGCCAGCCCTCCTGTTCCTTTCCCCAAATACCAAGACTGTcctcctccccctccccctccaTGCCCACCGCCGCCTCCATCACCACAGCCTCCACCACCGTCGCCTCCATCACCACAGCCTCCACCACCGCCGCCTCCATCACCACAGCCTGCACCACCGCCAC CGCCTCCATCACCACAGC CTTCACCACCGCCGCCTCCATCACCACAGACTTCACCACCACCGCCTCCATCACCACAGCCTTCACCACCGCCGCCTCCATCACCACAGCATTCACCACCGCCACCTGCTCCCCCTCCCCCTCCAAGCCCACAGCCAGTGCTGCCACCACCGCCGCCTCCATCACCACAGCCTTCACCGCTGCCACCTTCCCCCGGCCCCTTTGACAGCGACCGAATTAAAATTGCCTACTATGTGATTAAGAAGTTCGTAGCCAAAATCAAGTCCGACCCAAGGGGCTTCGCAAAGACATGGCAAGGTGCGAACGTTTGCAAATACAAGGGCTTTGTCTGCGCCGTTCATCCTGTCTACAAGAAGAGAGCAGTCTCCGGTTTAGACATCAACGGGGCTATGTTCGAAGGTTTCAACAATAAACTTCCACTCCGTGGCTTCCTTGACGAGTTACCAGACTTGGTGTTTTATCATGCAAACTCCAACAACTTCACAGGCTCAGTCCCGGTAAACCCTGCCATGCTTCGATACTTCTACGAGCTCGATCTCAGCAACAACAAGCTAACTGGAAGGTTTCCGTACGAAGTTTTAAGAGCAAAAAATTTGACATTTTTGGACCTCCGGTTCAACTTCTTTACCGGTCCTGTCCCAGCCCAAGTCTTCGACCTAGGAGTTGATGTGCTCttcctcaacaacaacaatttcaCTAAGCAGATCCCTGACAATCTTGGCTCCTCACCTGCCCATTACTTCACTTTTGCCAACAACAAATTCACCGGTCCGATCCCAAGAAGCATTGGCCAAGCATCCAAAACTCTTTATGAAGTTCTCTTCCTTGGGAACAAACTTTCAG GATGTCTGCCATACGAAATTGGGTACCTTAAACAGGCCACCGTGTTCGATGTAAGTTCCAACTACTTAAGAGGCCCAATACCAGCCTCGTTTGCTTGCTTGGCCAAGATAGTGTATCTAAACTTAGCCAAGAACAAGTTCTACGGACCCGTGCCTGAGATGGTGTGCAAGTTGTCTACCCTGGGGAACTTGTCTTTGGCAGACAACTATTTCACTGTGGTCGGTCCAGAGTGCCAGAAATTGGTTAATAGAAAGATACTTGATGTTAGTAAGAACTGCATTTTGGGCCAACCAAATCAGAGAACAAAGATGGAATGTGCTACTTTCTTCTCCAAGCCTAGAAAGTGTCCCAACGAGAAGGAGATGACTTACATTCCTTGTAAAAGGCCGTATTCAGGTTCAAATGAGAAGAAGACCGATCATCTGCCACGAGCTCCACTATCATATGGTACTCTTATACCACATAGGCTTTGA
- the LOC126586579 gene encoding uncharacterized protein At4g06744-like isoform X17, which yields MGAFSFISSLLISTLLVHLCLYHCKVEALEIIIGGGGGASPPVPFPKYQDCPPPPPPPCPPPPPSPQPPPPSPPSPQPPPPPPPSPQPAPPPPPPSPQPSPPPPPSPQPSPPPPPSPQTSPPPPPSPQPSPPPPPSPQHSPPPPAPPPPPSPQPVLPPPPPPSPQPSPLPPSPGPFDSDRIKIAYYVIKKFVAKIKSDPRGFAKTWQGANVCKYKGFVCAVHPVYKKRAVSGLDINGAMFEGFNNKLPLRGFLDELPDLVFYHANSNNFTGSVPVNPAMLRYFYELDLSNNKLTGRFPYEVLRAKNLTFLDLRFNFFTGPVPAQVFDLGVDVLFLNNNNFTKQIPDNLGSSPAHYFTFANNKFTGPIPRSIGQASKTLYEVLFLGNKLSGCLPYEIGYLKQATVFDVSSNYLRGPIPASFACLAKIVYLNLAKNKFYGPVPEMVCKLSTLGNLSLADNYFTVVGPECQKLVNRKILDVSKNCILGQPNQRTKMECATFFSKPRKCPNEKEMTYIPCKRPYSGSNEKKTDHLPRAPLSYGTLIPHRL from the exons ATGGGTGCCttctctttcatttcttcacTTTTGATCTCAACATTGTTGGTGCATTTATGTTTGTACCATTGTAAGGTTGAAGCCTTGGAGATAATCATAGGTGGAGGAGGAGGTGCCAGCCCTCCTGTTCCTTTCCCCAAATACCAAGACTGTcctcctccccctccccctccaTGCCCACCGCCGCCTCCATCACCACAGCCTCCACCACCGTCGCCTCCATCACCACAGCCTCCACCACCGCCGCCTCCATCACCACAGCCTGCACCACCGCCAC CGCCTCCATCACCACAGCCTTCACCACCGCCACCTCCATCACCACAGC CTTCACCACCGCCGCCTCCATCACCACAGACTTCACCACCACCGCCTCCATCACCACAGCCTTCACCACCGCCGCCTCCATCACCACAGCATTCACCACCGCCACCTGCTCCCCCTCCCCCTCCAAGCCCACAGCCAGTGCTGCCACCACCGCCGCCTCCATCACCACAGCCTTCACCGCTGCCACCTTCCCCCGGCCCCTTTGACAGCGACCGAATTAAAATTGCCTACTATGTGATTAAGAAGTTCGTAGCCAAAATCAAGTCCGACCCAAGGGGCTTCGCAAAGACATGGCAAGGTGCGAACGTTTGCAAATACAAGGGCTTTGTCTGCGCCGTTCATCCTGTCTACAAGAAGAGAGCAGTCTCCGGTTTAGACATCAACGGGGCTATGTTCGAAGGTTTCAACAATAAACTTCCACTCCGTGGCTTCCTTGACGAGTTACCAGACTTGGTGTTTTATCATGCAAACTCCAACAACTTCACAGGCTCAGTCCCGGTAAACCCTGCCATGCTTCGATACTTCTACGAGCTCGATCTCAGCAACAACAAGCTAACTGGAAGGTTTCCGTACGAAGTTTTAAGAGCAAAAAATTTGACATTTTTGGACCTCCGGTTCAACTTCTTTACCGGTCCTGTCCCAGCCCAAGTCTTCGACCTAGGAGTTGATGTGCTCttcctcaacaacaacaatttcaCTAAGCAGATCCCTGACAATCTTGGCTCCTCACCTGCCCATTACTTCACTTTTGCCAACAACAAATTCACCGGTCCGATCCCAAGAAGCATTGGCCAAGCATCCAAAACTCTTTATGAAGTTCTCTTCCTTGGGAACAAACTTTCAG GATGTCTGCCATACGAAATTGGGTACCTTAAACAGGCCACCGTGTTCGATGTAAGTTCCAACTACTTAAGAGGCCCAATACCAGCCTCGTTTGCTTGCTTGGCCAAGATAGTGTATCTAAACTTAGCCAAGAACAAGTTCTACGGACCCGTGCCTGAGATGGTGTGCAAGTTGTCTACCCTGGGGAACTTGTCTTTGGCAGACAACTATTTCACTGTGGTCGGTCCAGAGTGCCAGAAATTGGTTAATAGAAAGATACTTGATGTTAGTAAGAACTGCATTTTGGGCCAACCAAATCAGAGAACAAAGATGGAATGTGCTACTTTCTTCTCCAAGCCTAGAAAGTGTCCCAACGAGAAGGAGATGACTTACATTCCTTGTAAAAGGCCGTATTCAGGTTCAAATGAGAAGAAGACCGATCATCTGCCACGAGCTCCACTATCATATGGTACTCTTATACCACATAGGCTTTGA